The bacterium genome window below encodes:
- the rpmG gene encoding 50S ribosomal protein L33, translating into MRDIVILACSECKHRNYNTTRNKKKTPNKLEIKKYCRFCRSHTVHRETK; encoded by the coding sequence ATGAGAGATATCGTAATTTTGGCTTGTTCGGAGTGCAAACACAGAAATTATAACACCACCAGGAATAAGAAAAAGACTCCGAATAAACTTGAGATAAAGAAGTATTGTCGATTCTGTCGATCCCATACTGTTCATCGAGAAACGAAGTAG
- the secE gene encoding preprotein translocase subunit SecE, protein MIGKAIQFIREVRLEMKKVTWPSKAEVTSSTTVVLVTTTIITVFLYLCDVGLARVISTLIK, encoded by the coding sequence ATGATTGGAAAAGCGATTCAGTTTATCAGAGAAGTAAGATTAGAGATGAAGAAAGTCACCTGGCCGAGTAAAGCCGAGGTAACAAGCTCAACGACTGTGGTTCTGGTGACGACAACAATTATTACTGTTTTTTTATACCTTTGTGACGTAGGGCTGGCACGGGTTATCAGTACGCTGATTAAATAG
- the nusG gene encoding transcription termination/antitermination protein NusG, translating into MAKAWYVIHTYSGYENKVKTSIEQRLHHLGMGEVVSQILIPTEDVFELKKGQKHVTSKKFFPGYILAEMEMNDDIWYIIKNTPKVTGFVGAGSRPTPMSEREVETILEQMRTGATRPKAEVLFGKGERVKIIDGPFTSFTGQVDEINEDREKVRVLVSIFGRSTPVELDFAQVEKI; encoded by the coding sequence ATGGCAAAGGCTTGGTATGTAATACATACCTATTCGGGCTACGAAAATAAAGTCAAGACAAGCATCGAACAGCGGTTGCACCATCTTGGGATGGGTGAAGTGGTATCTCAGATTCTCATACCAACCGAAGATGTTTTTGAGCTGAAAAAGGGTCAAAAACACGTCACCAGTAAAAAGTTCTTTCCGGGGTATATTCTGGCAGAGATGGAGATGAACGATGATATCTGGTACATCATCAAGAATACCCCAAAGGTGACTGGCTTTGTCGGAGCAGGATCAAGGCCGACCCCGATGAGTGAGAGAGAGGTTGAGACCATCCTGGAGCAGATGCGGACCGGGGCTACACGACCCAAGGCTGAGGTCCTGTTCGGGAAAGGGGAACGGGTCAAAATCATTGACGGACCGTTTACCAGTTTCACCGGGCAGGTTGATGAGATTAACGAAGACCGGGAAAAGGTACGGGTTCTGGTAAGCATTTTTGGTCGGTCTACCCCGGTAGAGCTCGATTTTGCACAGGTTGAGAAGATATAA
- the rplK gene encoding 50S ribosomal protein L11, which translates to MAKKIVGYVKLQVPAGKATPSPPVGPALGQHGVNIMEFCKNFNEQTRGREGLIIPVVVTVYADHSFTFVTKTPPAAVLLKRAAGIAKGSGTPNKEKIGKVTKEQIKEIATTKMPDLNAIDIDSAIRIVEGTARSMGIEVVG; encoded by the coding sequence ATGGCAAAGAAAATAGTTGGCTATGTAAAGCTTCAGGTTCCGGCAGGGAAAGCGACTCCATCTCCTCCGGTAGGGCCGGCTTTGGGTCAGCATGGTGTGAACATTATGGAGTTTTGCAAAAATTTCAATGAGCAGACGAGGGGGCGGGAAGGTCTGATTATTCCGGTAGTGGTAACAGTGTATGCGGATCATTCCTTCACTTTTGTCACGAAAACACCTCCGGCCGCTGTACTGTTAAAACGGGCTGCTGGAATTGCCAAAGGTTCAGGGACGCCGAATAAAGAGAAAATTGGCAAGGTTACTAAAGAACAGATTAAAGAGATTGCCACGACCAAAATGCCTGACTTGAACGCGATTGATATCGATAGTGCCATCAGGATTGTAGAGGGAACGGCCAGAAGCATGGGTATCGAGGTCGTAGGATGA